The genomic interval GTTCATGATAATTCTCAAGTAAATATTCAATTAATCTACTTAGTAATAGGAGGGCAGTACCCATTCCAACTGCTAATGGTATTAAAAAGCTTAGTTGCTCTTTCCAGCGTCTACTAAAAAAGCCACTGATGGCATCCAGCAAACGATCATAGATACCAAGAATAACGGCAATTGTCCCTCCACTTACACCTGGTATTAAGTCACTAATTCCCATAATAAAGCCTCTATATAAATTTTTCCATTCCATTAAATTTTATTTCCTCCCTATCATTTCCTAATAGATTACAAACTATTTTCAAATTCTATCATACCATATTTCCTATTATCATATTTTTTCATAAAATAAAATATTCTTCCATTTATATAATAAATAAGAAAAAACACGGCAAAAATAGGTCCAAATATACTAAACTCTTCAATAATTATCCAACAATAACTTTACAAGTTAACTATTTAATAGGTATAATCATTTTTATAGTTTTGAATGTTCTTTACATATACAATATTCAGAATTAAACAACACAAATAGGGGGAATACTTCATGAAGCGAAAAAATTGGTTATTACTTCTTACTTTTGCATTTGTGCTAAGTGTATTAGCAGCATGCTCTAGTGATAATACCAACGTTTCTACAGATTCAGACGACTCAGAAAAAAAATCAGATGAAAAAGTCCTTAACTTTTTAAATCCAGAGGCCATTCCATCCATGGATCCATCTTTAGCGACAGATGAATCTTCATTTATCTACTTAGGAGCTACTATGGAAGGTCTTTATCGTTTAGATAATGCTACACAACCATCACCCGGTATTGCTACAAAACATTCAGTAAGTGATGATGGTCTAACTTGGACTTTTACATTAAGAGAAGATGCTAAGTGGTCAAATGGGGACCCAGTTACAGCAAATGACTTTGTATATGCATGGCAACGTGCCGTTAATCCTGACACTGGATCAGAGTATGGTCCATATATGATGAATGGTGTAATCAAGAATGCTAGTGCTATCAGCTCTGGCGAACTTGCTGTAGACCAATTAGGAGTTAAGGCTGACGGTGATTATACACTTGTTGTAGAATTGGAAAATCCAACTCCTTACTTTGAAACATTAACTACATTTGGTACATTCTTACCACTAAACCAAAAATTTGTAGAGGAAAAAGGAGATAGCTTTGCAACAAGTTCTGACAACTTATTAGCAAACGGACCTTACACCATCTCAAATTGGGATAGCACTAGCAATTCATGGGTACTTGCAAAGAACGATAATTATTGGGATGCAAGCACCGTACAAATGGACAAATTAACATTTGAAGTAGTAAAAGATCCACAAACAGCACTTAACTTATATGAAAAAGGATCTGTTGATCGAATGGATCTTACATCTGATCTAGTTGATCAATATTCAACAGATGAAAATTATGTTGTTTCAGCAGATACATTTGTATACTTCTTGAAATTTAATCAAACAACATCTGAAGCATTAGCAAACCAAAATATTCGTCTAGCTATTAGCCGTGCATTTGACAAAGAAGCTTTAGTTAACGAAATTTTAAATAACGGTTCAATCGTAGCGAATGGACTTGTTCCAACGGACTTCACTCCAATGCCAGAAACTGGTGAGGACTTCCGTAAAGTTAGCGGAGATCTTGTTTCTTATGATTTAGAAGCAGCTAAAGAATACTGGGCAAAAGGCTTGGAAGAATTAGGTACTGATAAAGTTGAGCTTGAGTTTTTAGCAGATGATGATGTAACAACTA from Niallia sp. FSL W8-0635 carries:
- a CDS encoding peptide ABC transporter substrate-binding protein — its product is MKRKNWLLLLTFAFVLSVLAACSSDNTNVSTDSDDSEKKSDEKVLNFLNPEAIPSMDPSLATDESSFIYLGATMEGLYRLDNATQPSPGIATKHSVSDDGLTWTFTLREDAKWSNGDPVTANDFVYAWQRAVNPDTGSEYGPYMMNGVIKNASAISSGELAVDQLGVKADGDYTLVVELENPTPYFETLTTFGTFLPLNQKFVEEKGDSFATSSDNLLANGPYTISNWDSTSNSWVLAKNDNYWDASTVQMDKLTFEVVKDPQTALNLYEKGSVDRMDLTSDLVDQYSTDENYVVSADTFVYFLKFNQTTSEALANQNIRLAISRAFDKEALVNEILNNGSIVANGLVPTDFTPMPETGEDFRKVSGDLVSYDLEAAKEYWAKGLEELGTDKVELEFLADDDVTTKTLIQYVANQLSTNLEGLTVNIKQVPKEQRLDLDSNMQYELQLSRWGPDFLDPFTFMNLWVTDGGNNKTGYSNKEYDQLVGDTATKYATDNVARYDNFLKAEKLLFEDAPIAPVYQASRAQLVSPKVQGVFVNPFGATYEYKWADVGE